A part of Thermus sp. LT1-2-5 genomic DNA contains:
- a CDS encoding MFS transporter → MDRRLLALLSGVLLGTVSESSLAPALPLLQRTFAVGPEEAQGVVSIGLLGAALAYLPVAGLAGRVGAGRLFRLGLGLHALFALLLALAPGLWALYLLRFLQGVATAMVVGLVPGLAATAFPRARGYALGMVASTVATGTLLGPALGGLAAGKSLSLVFLLPLPAALLALLLSGNLPSLPEQGGSLRQLLAASGFLRALLATGLYFAHTLGTTVALSFHLGAEGLSPESIGGLLLLGPLQLFFLGAWAGRVADREGYRRVARLGAHLLLGAGMAFAFLPLLHPLWGGALGLVLLGIGRALFQAANNALVLSLAPSGTEGLASGALSVARSLGQALGSALAGGSLGLFYRLLPNHGLAFAASALLLAGLMGLAAFLVQGKGANPGGGPCGAQ, encoded by the coding sequence ATGGACCGGCGGCTTTTGGCCCTCCTTTCCGGGGTCCTCTTGGGCACGGTGAGCGAAAGCAGCCTGGCCCCCGCCCTACCCCTCCTGCAACGGACCTTCGCCGTGGGGCCCGAGGAGGCCCAAGGGGTAGTCTCTATAGGCCTCCTGGGGGCAGCCCTGGCCTACCTGCCCGTGGCGGGGCTTGCGGGACGGGTGGGGGCGGGAAGGCTATTCCGGCTCGGGCTTGGGCTCCACGCCCTCTTCGCCCTCCTCCTGGCCCTGGCCCCGGGGCTTTGGGCCCTTTACCTCCTCCGCTTCCTCCAGGGGGTGGCCACGGCCATGGTGGTGGGCCTGGTGCCGGGACTCGCCGCCACCGCCTTTCCCAGGGCCCGGGGCTACGCCTTGGGCATGGTGGCGAGCACCGTGGCCACGGGAACCCTCCTGGGCCCCGCGTTGGGGGGGCTTGCCGCCGGCAAAAGCCTTTCCCTGGTCTTCCTCCTGCCCCTTCCCGCCGCCCTCCTCGCCCTTCTCCTCTCGGGCAACCTGCCAAGCCTCCCGGAACAAGGGGGTTCCCTGAGGCAACTCCTCGCCGCTTCCGGTTTCCTCCGGGCCCTTCTCGCCACGGGGCTCTACTTCGCCCACACCCTGGGGACCACGGTGGCCCTGAGCTTCCACCTGGGAGCGGAGGGGCTCTCCCCCGAAAGCATAGGGGGGCTTCTCCTCCTCGGTCCCTTGCAGCTCTTCTTCCTCGGGGCCTGGGCGGGAAGGGTGGCGGACCGGGAAGGCTACCGCCGGGTGGCCCGCCTCGGAGCCCACCTCCTCTTGGGGGCGGGGATGGCCTTCGCCTTCTTGCCCCTCCTCCACCCCCTTTGGGGCGGCGCCTTGGGCCTCGTTCTCCTCGGGATCGGGCGGGCCCTCTTCCAGGCGGCCAACAACGCCCTGGTCCTCTCCCTGGCCCCCTCGGGCACCGAGGGGCTTGCCTCGGGGGCCCTTTCCGTGGCCCGCTCCCTGGGGCAGGCGTTGGGAAGCGCCCTGGCCGGGGGAAGCCTAGGGCTTTTCTACCGGCTTTTACCCAACCATGGCCTGGCCTTCGCCGCCAGCGCCCTCCTCCTTGCCGGGCTCATGGGACTGGCCGCCTTCTTGGTGCAGGGTAAAGGAGCTAACCCAGGAGGTGGGCCATGCGGCGCCCAATGA
- a CDS encoding SDR family NAD(P)-dependent oxidoreductase gives MRLSGKVVVVTGAGSGLGQALSLELLRRGARVAAVDLREEGLRETQAQAGSLAAGLSLHPLDITEPQGVAALPEAVEEAHGQVDGLINNAGIIQPFKRFLDLDEAAIERVMRVNFYGTLYMTRAFLPRLLRRPEAHLVNVSSMGAFVPVPGQAVYGASKAAVMLLTEALWAELQGTSVRVTLVLPGAMRTGIAAHSGVEAPRAEGAKVPVLEPQEAARKLLDAVERDAFRVLLGRDARAMDLLHRLSPLLAARLIGRRMAHLLG, from the coding sequence ATGAGGCTTTCCGGCAAGGTGGTGGTGGTCACGGGGGCGGGAAGCGGGTTGGGCCAGGCCCTCAGCCTGGAGCTCCTCCGCCGGGGGGCCAGGGTGGCGGCGGTGGACCTGAGGGAGGAGGGCCTCAGGGAAACCCAGGCCCAGGCGGGAAGCCTAGCCGCAGGCCTAAGCCTTCACCCCCTGGACATCACCGAGCCCCAGGGGGTGGCGGCCTTGCCCGAGGCGGTGGAGGAGGCGCACGGCCAGGTGGACGGCCTCATCAACAACGCCGGCATCATCCAACCCTTCAAGCGCTTCCTGGACTTGGACGAGGCCGCTATAGAGCGGGTGATGCGGGTGAACTTCTACGGGACCCTCTACATGACCCGGGCCTTCCTGCCCAGGCTCCTGCGGCGGCCCGAGGCCCACCTGGTGAACGTTTCCAGCATGGGGGCCTTCGTGCCGGTGCCGGGGCAAGCGGTCTACGGCGCCTCCAAGGCGGCGGTGATGCTCCTCACCGAGGCCCTTTGGGCCGAGCTTCAGGGCACTTCGGTCCGGGTCACCCTGGTCCTGCCCGGGGCCATGCGCACGGGGATTGCGGCCCACTCGGGGGTGGAGGCCCCGAGGGCCGAGGGGGCAAAGGTGCCCGTGTTGGAACCCCAGGAGGCCGCCCGAAAGCTTTTGGACGCCGTGGAGCGGGACGCCTTCCGGGTGCTCCTGGGCCGGGATGCCCGCGCCATGGACCTGCTCCACCGCCTAAGCCCCCTCCTCGCCGCCCGCCTCATTGGGCGCCGCATGGCCCACCTCCTGGGTTAG
- a CDS encoding phenylacetate--CoA ligase, translated as MYQPELETLPREKLRALQEERLRQVVAYVYERVPFYRRRLDEAGVIPGKVRGLEDLPKLPFTRKDHLRENYPFGLFAVPREQVARIHASSGTTGKPTVVGYTRKDLGIFAEVVARSLGAAGARPGMMLHNAYGYGLFTGGLGLHGGAEALGMTVVPVSGGMTERQILLIQDFRPEVISCTPSYAQTLAEEFNKRGVPPEALSLEYAVLGAEPWTEAIRRQVDEGLGVRSTNIYGLSEIIGPGVANECVEERQGSHIWEDHFLPEVVDPDTGEPLPEGKVGVLVFTTLTKEAMPLLRYWTGDLTFLTYEPCSCGRTHVRMGPILGRTDDMLIIRGVNVYPTQVEAVLLGIPEVEPHYQIVVRREGTLDEAELKVEVSPSFFQDIGRKALSDEVIEADHRLHALRERIVRKIKDTIGVSMRVVLLAPGEAPRSEGGKLRRVLDLRK; from the coding sequence ATGTACCAGCCAGAGTTGGAGACCCTTCCCAGGGAGAAGCTTAGGGCGCTGCAGGAAGAGCGGCTGCGCCAGGTGGTGGCCTACGTGTACGAGCGGGTACCCTTTTACCGGAGGCGTCTGGACGAGGCGGGGGTAATCCCGGGGAAGGTCCGGGGCCTCGAGGACCTCCCCAAGCTCCCCTTCACCCGGAAGGACCACCTGCGGGAGAACTACCCCTTTGGTCTCTTCGCCGTGCCCCGGGAACAGGTGGCCCGCATCCACGCCAGCAGCGGCACCACCGGCAAGCCCACGGTGGTGGGCTACACCCGGAAGGACCTCGGCATCTTCGCCGAGGTGGTGGCCCGCTCCTTAGGGGCGGCGGGGGCGAGGCCGGGGATGATGCTCCACAACGCCTACGGCTACGGCCTCTTCACGGGGGGCTTGGGCCTCCACGGGGGGGCGGAGGCCTTGGGCATGACCGTGGTCCCGGTGTCCGGGGGCATGACGGAGCGGCAGATCCTCCTCATCCAGGACTTCCGCCCCGAGGTGATCTCCTGCACCCCCTCCTACGCCCAGACCCTGGCGGAGGAGTTCAACAAGCGGGGGGTTCCCCCCGAGGCCCTTTCCCTGGAGTACGCCGTTCTGGGCGCCGAGCCGTGGACGGAGGCCATCCGCAGGCAGGTGGACGAGGGGCTTGGGGTGAGGAGCACCAACATCTACGGCCTCTCTGAGATCATCGGCCCCGGGGTGGCCAACGAGTGCGTGGAGGAGCGGCAGGGAAGCCACATCTGGGAGGACCACTTCCTGCCGGAGGTGGTGGACCCGGACACGGGGGAGCCCCTGCCGGAGGGGAAGGTGGGGGTCTTGGTCTTCACCACCCTCACCAAGGAGGCCATGCCCCTCCTGCGCTACTGGACGGGGGACCTCACCTTCTTGACCTACGAGCCCTGCTCCTGCGGCCGCACCCACGTGCGCATGGGGCCCATCCTGGGCCGCACGGACGACATGCTCATCATCCGCGGGGTGAACGTCTACCCCACCCAGGTGGAGGCGGTTCTCCTGGGCATCCCCGAGGTGGAGCCCCACTACCAGATCGTGGTGCGGCGGGAGGGCACCTTGGACGAGGCGGAGCTCAAGGTGGAGGTGTCCCCAAGCTTCTTCCAGGACATCGGCAGAAAAGCCCTTTCCGACGAGGTGATAGAGGCAGACCACCGCCTCCACGCCCTTCGGGAGAGGATTGTCCGCAAGATCAAGGACACCATCGGCGTCAGCATGCGGGTGGTCCTCCTCGCCCCCGGGGAGGCCCCGAGGAGCGAAGGGGGGAAGCTTCGCCGGGTCTTGGACCTGCGCAAGTAG
- a CDS encoding thioredoxin family protein: MLAEPWTQGLTYPALLPRLGAGRKRVEAFYRTLEPLPPLPGVARALALVEAWCPDCLQAIPVLARLPLEVHFLFRHENPDLAEAYAKEGKRIVPTVVFLGEGLEELARWHGPPEEARSFLGKLKAEGLPPGELVRRYHRAFPRFAQAMLAEWRALLVLQGRTV, from the coding sequence ATGCTGGCCGAGCCTTGGACCCAAGGGCTTACCTACCCGGCCCTTCTTCCCCGACTTGGCGCAGGGCGGAAGCGGGTGGAGGCCTTTTACCGGACCCTGGAACCCTTGCCCCCCCTTCCGGGGGTGGCCCGGGCCTTGGCCTTGGTGGAGGCCTGGTGCCCGGACTGCCTCCAGGCCATCCCCGTGCTGGCCAGGCTCCCCCTGGAGGTCCACTTCCTCTTTCGCCACGAAAACCCGGACCTGGCCGAGGCCTACGCCAAGGAGGGCAAGCGCATCGTGCCCACCGTGGTCTTCCTGGGAGAGGGCTTAGAGGAGCTCGCCCGCTGGCACGGCCCCCCGGAGGAAGCCCGGTCCTTCCTGGGGAAGCTCAAGGCGGAAGGGCTACCCCCGGGAGAGCTTGTGCGGCGCTACCACCGGGCCTTTCCCCGCTTCGCCCAGGCCATGCTGGCCGAGTGGCGGGCCCTTTTGGTTCTCCAGGGGCGAACGGTGTAG
- a CDS encoding DUF523 and DUF1722 domain-containing protein, whose protein sequence is MEDIWPRPRLVVSACLGFAAVRYSGELIPDKVVAALREFVDFVPVCPEVEIGLGVPRPTVRLVRGEEGPRMVQPKTGEDLTGRMEAFSRGFLEALGPVEGFILKNRSPTCALKDAKVYARAEEGGVVARGPGLFAKRVEEAFPLLPKEDEGRLSSARIRAHFFTRVFALARLRRVEDLGGLQAFHARYKLLLLAYSQAGARALGRLLAEARGKPIPEVRRAYEEGFLKATRLPFRLGPMADTLLHAFGYFKMVLTPKEKAHFLELLGAFREERVPLEAPLALLQSWALRYGVPYLEAQALFAPYPRALQSLASS, encoded by the coding sequence ATGGAAGACATCTGGCCCCGGCCCAGGCTTGTGGTGAGCGCCTGTTTGGGTTTCGCCGCCGTGCGCTACTCGGGGGAGCTCATCCCCGATAAGGTGGTGGCGGCTCTGAGGGAGTTTGTGGACTTTGTGCCCGTCTGCCCCGAGGTGGAGATTGGCCTGGGGGTGCCGAGGCCCACGGTGCGCCTGGTGCGGGGGGAGGAGGGCCCAAGGATGGTCCAGCCCAAGACGGGGGAGGACCTCACGGGAAGGATGGAGGCCTTCAGCCGGGGCTTCCTCGAGGCCCTGGGCCCGGTGGAGGGCTTTATCCTTAAGAACCGCTCCCCCACCTGCGCCCTCAAGGACGCCAAGGTCTACGCCCGGGCGGAGGAGGGGGGCGTGGTGGCCCGGGGTCCCGGCCTCTTCGCCAAGCGGGTGGAGGAGGCCTTTCCCCTCCTGCCCAAGGAGGACGAAGGGCGGCTTTCCAGCGCCCGCATCCGGGCCCACTTCTTCACCCGGGTCTTCGCCCTAGCCCGCCTCCGGCGGGTGGAGGACCTGGGGGGGCTCCAGGCCTTCCACGCCCGCTACAAGCTCCTCCTCCTGGCCTATAGCCAGGCGGGGGCCAGGGCGCTCGGGCGGCTCCTCGCCGAGGCTAGAGGGAAGCCTATCCCCGAGGTGCGGCGGGCCTATGAGGAAGGCTTCCTGAAGGCCACCCGCCTTCCCTTCCGCCTGGGTCCCATGGCGGACACCCTTCTCCACGCCTTCGGGTACTTCAAGATGGTTCTCACGCCCAAGGAAAAGGCCCACTTCCTGGAGCTCCTTGGAGCCTTCCGGGAGGAGCGGGTGCCCCTCGAGGCCCCCCTGGCCCTCCTCCAGTCCTGGGCCTTGCGGTACGGGGTGCCCTACCTCGAGGCCCAGGCCCTTTTTGCACCCTACCCAAGAGCGCTCCAGAGCCTCGCTAGCTCCTAG
- a CDS encoding ABC transporter ATP-binding protein encodes MLRVEGLTVRYGPLEAVRGVSFRIREGEALAVIGPNGAGKTSLLRGLVGLAKAEGRIELAGEVLAQRSPEGLLQRGLVLVPEGRALFPGLSVEDNLRLGGFLRFRKGEDLRPDLERVYGLFPRLRERRGQLAGTLSGGEQQMLAIGRALMARPRLLLLDEPSLGLAPLMVREIYRILAALKREGATLLLVEQNAKVALELADRGLVLEAGEVALEGSAKELQQNPKVVEAYLGLKREVEEG; translated from the coding sequence ATGCTACGGGTGGAAGGCCTCACCGTGCGCTACGGGCCCTTGGAGGCGGTGCGGGGGGTTTCCTTCCGCATCCGCGAGGGGGAAGCCCTGGCGGTGATCGGGCCCAACGGGGCGGGGAAGACCAGCCTCCTTCGGGGGCTTGTGGGCCTGGCCAAGGCGGAGGGGCGAATTGAGCTTGCCGGGGAGGTTTTGGCCCAGCGGAGCCCCGAGGGCCTCCTGCAACGGGGCCTCGTCCTGGTGCCGGAGGGCCGCGCCCTGTTCCCCGGGCTTTCCGTGGAGGACAACCTCCGCCTTGGGGGGTTTCTCCGCTTCCGGAAGGGGGAGGACCTGAGGCCCGATTTGGAGCGGGTCTATGGCCTTTTTCCCCGGCTTAGGGAAAGGCGGGGGCAGCTGGCCGGGACGCTTTCCGGGGGGGAGCAGCAGATGCTCGCCATCGGCCGCGCCCTCATGGCGCGGCCCAGGCTCCTCCTTTTGGACGAGCCCTCCTTGGGGCTTGCCCCCCTGATGGTGCGGGAGATCTACCGCATCCTGGCCGCCTTGAAGCGGGAGGGGGCCACCCTCCTTTTGGTGGAGCAAAACGCCAAGGTAGCCCTGGAGCTGGCCGACCGCGGGCTGGTGCTGGAGGCGGGGGAGGTGGCCCTGGAGGGAAGCGCGAAGGAGCTCCAGCAAAACCCCAAGGTGGTGGAGGCCTACCTGGGCCTCAAGCGGGAGGTGGAGGAGGGATGA
- a CDS encoding branched-chain amino acid ABC transporter ATP-binding protein/permease, whose product MRYLWFLLLLLPVVLLPFPFYLTLLNFFALSALVALSLYVLTGLAGMTSFAQAAFMGMGAYATALLTVKAGLSPWLGLLVGLALSLLLALVLGGLTVRLKGHFLPLSTIAWQVALYILAGNLVGLTGGHTGIPDLPPLHLLGLPLDTGFRYALFSLFLLVLCLLALDNLRASRLGRALLALRGDALAAASFGVEPARLRLQAFLLAGAMAGLAGFLYAHFLRFVNPTPFSLEASIKYLVMAVAGGVGTIPGVVLGAAFFTGLEDWLKDLLPLLLGRQGNYEVIGYGLILALILLLAPKGLWPLLAARLPAPPKGLPEAEPLPLTPPQGAKGEVVLRVENLKKAFGGLLAVGGVSFALRRGEILALIGPNGAGKSTTFHLITGALAPDGGKVFLFGQEVTGLPPYRIHLLGLGRTFQHPHLFPELSVLENTALGTHARTRSGFLRVLLGLHKKEEARALATAYRALKRVGLESLAWERAERLTVGQQRLLEIARLLASGAEVLLLDEPGAGLRAGEKRELAHLLRALAKEGYTLLLVDHDMDLIMGLADRVVVMNYGEKIAEGTPAEVQKNPLVRAAYLGEEVA is encoded by the coding sequence ATGCGCTACCTTTGGTTTCTCCTGCTCCTTTTGCCCGTTGTGCTCCTTCCGTTCCCGTTTTACCTCACCCTCCTCAACTTCTTCGCCCTTTCGGCCCTGGTGGCCCTTTCCCTCTACGTGCTCACGGGCCTAGCGGGGATGACCAGCTTCGCCCAGGCGGCCTTCATGGGGATGGGGGCCTACGCCACCGCCCTCCTCACGGTGAAGGCGGGGCTTTCCCCCTGGCTTGGCCTCCTTGTGGGCCTCGCCCTTTCCCTCCTGCTGGCCCTGGTTCTGGGAGGGCTCACCGTGCGGCTTAAAGGCCATTTCCTGCCCCTTTCCACCATCGCCTGGCAGGTGGCGCTTTACATCCTGGCGGGGAACCTGGTGGGCCTCACCGGGGGGCACACGGGGATCCCCGACCTGCCCCCCCTTCACCTCCTCGGCCTCCCCCTGGACACGGGCTTCCGCTACGCCCTTTTCAGCCTCTTCCTGTTGGTCCTCTGCCTTTTGGCCCTGGACAACCTGCGGGCTAGCCGCCTGGGCCGGGCCCTTCTGGCCCTGCGGGGGGACGCCCTGGCGGCGGCCAGCTTCGGGGTGGAGCCGGCGCGCCTCCGCCTCCAGGCCTTCCTCCTGGCGGGAGCCATGGCGGGGCTTGCCGGCTTCCTGTACGCCCACTTCCTGCGCTTCGTCAACCCCACCCCCTTCTCCCTGGAGGCCTCCATCAAGTACCTGGTGATGGCGGTGGCGGGCGGGGTGGGGACCATCCCCGGGGTGGTGTTGGGGGCGGCCTTCTTCACCGGCTTGGAGGATTGGCTCAAGGACCTCCTCCCCCTTCTCCTGGGCCGGCAGGGGAACTACGAGGTCATCGGCTACGGCCTCATCCTCGCCCTCATCCTCCTCCTGGCCCCCAAGGGGCTTTGGCCCCTCCTGGCCGCCCGGCTCCCTGCGCCGCCGAAAGGGCTCCCGGAGGCGGAGCCCCTTCCCCTCACCCCACCCCAAGGGGCCAAGGGGGAGGTGGTGCTCCGGGTGGAGAACCTGAAGAAGGCCTTCGGCGGTCTCCTGGCCGTGGGCGGGGTTTCCTTCGCCTTGCGGCGGGGGGAGATCCTGGCCCTGATCGGCCCCAACGGGGCGGGGAAGAGCACCACCTTCCACCTCATCACCGGGGCCCTGGCCCCCGATGGGGGCAAGGTCTTCCTCTTCGGCCAGGAGGTGACGGGGCTTCCCCCCTACCGCATCCACCTCCTGGGCCTGGGGCGCACCTTCCAGCACCCCCACCTCTTCCCCGAGCTCTCCGTGCTGGAGAACACCGCCTTGGGCACCCACGCCCGCACCCGCTCGGGTTTCCTCCGGGTCCTCTTGGGCCTCCACAAAAAGGAAGAGGCCCGGGCCCTGGCCACCGCCTACCGGGCGCTTAAGCGGGTGGGCCTGGAGTCCTTGGCCTGGGAGCGGGCGGAGCGGCTTACCGTGGGGCAGCAACGGCTTTTGGAGATCGCCCGCCTCCTGGCCTCGGGGGCGGAGGTCCTCCTCTTGGACGAGCCGGGGGCGGGGCTAAGGGCGGGGGAGAAACGGGAGCTCGCCCACCTCCTGCGGGCCCTGGCCAAGGAGGGGTACACCCTCCTCCTGGTGGACCACGACATGGACCTGATCATGGGCCTGGCGGACCGGGTGGTGGTGATGAACTACGGGGAGAAGATCGCCGAGGGAACCCCGGCGGAGGTGCAGAAAAACCCCCTGGTGCGGGCCGCTTACCTGGGGGAGGAGGTGGCCTGA
- a CDS encoding thioesterase family protein — translation MRPIPEGYEATFETVVTEAMTVDFEELGPVHPVYATYWMAKHMELAGRKIILPFLEEGEEGIGSYVEVRHLASALPGMRVRIVARHERTEGNRVHATMEAYNELGDLIGVGRTEQVILPKAKVEALFARLRERWQAKKGMLGP, via the coding sequence ATGCGCCCCATTCCCGAAGGCTACGAGGCCACCTTCGAGACGGTGGTCACCGAGGCCATGACCGTGGACTTTGAGGAGCTCGGGCCCGTCCACCCCGTCTACGCCACCTACTGGATGGCCAAGCACATGGAGCTCGCCGGGCGCAAAATCATTCTCCCCTTTTTGGAGGAGGGGGAGGAGGGAATCGGGAGCTACGTGGAGGTGCGCCACCTGGCCTCCGCCCTCCCGGGGATGCGGGTGCGGATCGTGGCCCGGCACGAGCGGACCGAGGGCAACCGGGTCCACGCCACCATGGAGGCCTATAACGAGCTCGGCGACCTCATCGGCGTGGGGCGCACGGAGCAGGTGATCCTGCCCAAGGCCAAGGTGGAAGCCCTTTTCGCCCGGCTCCGGGAGCGCTGGCAGGCCAAGAAGGGTATGCTGGGCCCATGA
- the ppdK gene encoding pyruvate, phosphate dikinase — protein MESRVYLLPEAQGLSKELLGGKGYGLVAMAGAGLPVPPAFIVTTEACRQYLKRGEVPGLWEEVEAKMAALEGLTGKRFGRGEGRTPPLLVSVRSGAPVSMPGMMDTILNLGLTLEGVEALARATENPRFAWDTFRRLLAMYGEVVLGERAEVFEGMLAALKAERGVEADTALSAEDLEELSFRYLRHLEARGTPFPMDPWAQLSAAIEAVFRSWLNPRAKTYRRIYGIPEDLGTAVVVQAMVYGNLGEDSGTGVGFTRSPVTGEKRLYGEYLRNAQGEDVVAGLRTPEPIERLRDYAPTLYAELVQVAERLERHFRDMQDFEFTVERGRLFLLQTRSGKRTAKAAVRIAVEMAEEGLISREEAVLRVEANALPGLLKPSVDRDKAPKPLLKGLPASPGAALGHAVFSNEGAERFHAQGLPTILVRPETTPEDITGMYLSKGILTARGGLTSHAAVVARGLGVPAVVGAEALRVYPEEGRAVVDGVEIREGDLLTLDGSTGEVYLGAVPLVEAEGEALLQKLLAWAEPHRRLGVRANADTPEDARRARAFGAEGIGLCRTEHMFFQEERLPWVRRLILAQGEQEEEEALERLFRFQKEDFKEILRAMDGLPVTVRLLDPPLHEFLPPVAELEEAVKAGNEEAALLLERAKALHEANPMLGFRGVRLLLLRPGIFRMQLKALLEAAKELKEEGLDPRPEVMVPLVADPKEVERARLLAEELFAEYGPIPFGTMIETPRAALLAGEIAPLVDFFSFGTNDLTQMAFGLSRDDAGKFLPQYVEEGLFPFDPTERLDEKGMGRLLRLAAEEGRRANPRLKLGLCGEHGGEAGSVQAVADLLDYTSASPYRVLTARLAAAQAGLRRALQPT, from the coding sequence GTGGAAAGCCGTGTATACCTGCTACCGGAGGCGCAAGGCCTTTCTAAGGAGCTCCTTGGGGGCAAGGGGTATGGCCTGGTGGCCATGGCGGGGGCGGGGCTTCCCGTGCCCCCGGCCTTCATCGTCACCACCGAGGCCTGCCGGCAGTACCTGAAGCGGGGGGAGGTGCCGGGGCTTTGGGAGGAGGTGGAGGCCAAGATGGCGGCCCTCGAGGGCCTAACCGGGAAGCGCTTCGGCCGCGGGGAGGGGAGGACCCCTCCCCTTTTGGTGTCCGTGCGGAGCGGGGCCCCGGTGTCCATGCCGGGGATGATGGACACCATCTTGAACCTGGGCCTCACCCTGGAGGGGGTGGAGGCCCTGGCCCGGGCCACGGAAAACCCCCGTTTCGCCTGGGACACCTTCCGCCGCCTCCTCGCCATGTACGGGGAGGTGGTCTTGGGGGAGAGGGCGGAGGTTTTTGAGGGAATGCTCGCCGCCCTAAAGGCGGAGCGGGGGGTGGAGGCGGACACCGCCCTTTCCGCCGAGGACCTGGAGGAGCTTTCCTTCCGCTACCTCCGCCACCTCGAGGCCAGGGGCACTCCCTTCCCCATGGACCCCTGGGCGCAGCTTTCCGCCGCCATAGAGGCGGTCTTCCGGAGCTGGCTCAACCCCCGGGCCAAGACCTACCGCCGCATCTACGGCATCCCCGAGGACCTGGGCACGGCGGTGGTGGTCCAAGCCATGGTCTACGGCAACCTAGGGGAGGACTCCGGCACCGGGGTGGGCTTCACCCGAAGCCCCGTCACCGGGGAGAAGCGCCTCTACGGGGAGTACCTGCGCAACGCCCAAGGGGAGGACGTGGTGGCGGGCCTCCGCACCCCTGAGCCCATAGAGCGCCTCCGGGACTACGCCCCCACCCTCTACGCCGAGCTTGTGCAGGTGGCGGAGCGCCTGGAGCGCCACTTCCGCGACATGCAGGACTTCGAGTTCACCGTGGAGCGGGGGCGGCTTTTCCTCCTGCAAACCCGCTCGGGCAAGCGCACGGCCAAGGCGGCGGTGCGCATCGCCGTGGAGATGGCGGAGGAGGGCCTGATCTCCCGGGAGGAGGCGGTCTTACGGGTAGAGGCCAACGCCCTCCCCGGCCTCCTCAAGCCCAGCGTGGACCGGGACAAGGCTCCCAAGCCCCTCCTTAAGGGGCTGCCCGCAAGCCCGGGAGCCGCCCTTGGGCACGCCGTCTTCTCCAACGAGGGGGCGGAGCGCTTCCACGCCCAAGGCTTGCCCACGATCCTGGTGCGCCCGGAAACCACCCCGGAGGACATCACCGGCATGTACCTCTCGAAGGGCATCCTCACCGCCCGGGGTGGCCTTACCTCCCATGCGGCGGTGGTGGCTCGAGGCCTGGGGGTGCCGGCGGTGGTGGGGGCGGAGGCTTTGCGGGTCTACCCCGAGGAGGGGAGGGCTGTGGTGGACGGGGTGGAGATCCGGGAGGGCGACCTCCTCACCCTGGACGGGAGCACGGGAGAGGTCTACCTGGGGGCGGTGCCCCTGGTGGAGGCGGAAGGGGAGGCCCTCCTGCAGAAGCTCCTTGCTTGGGCCGAGCCCCATCGGCGCCTCGGGGTCAGGGCCAACGCCGACACCCCGGAGGACGCCCGCAGGGCCCGGGCCTTCGGCGCCGAGGGGATTGGCCTCTGCCGCACCGAGCACATGTTCTTCCAGGAGGAGCGGCTTCCCTGGGTGCGCCGCCTCATCCTGGCCCAAGGGGAACAGGAGGAAGAGGAAGCCCTAGAGCGGCTTTTCCGGTTCCAGAAGGAGGACTTCAAGGAGATCCTCCGGGCCATGGACGGGCTTCCCGTCACGGTGCGGCTTCTGGACCCGCCCCTCCACGAGTTCCTGCCGCCCGTGGCCGAGCTTGAGGAGGCGGTCAAGGCGGGGAACGAGGAGGCCGCTTTGCTTCTGGAGCGGGCCAAGGCCCTTCACGAGGCGAACCCCATGCTGGGCTTCAGGGGGGTTAGGCTCCTCCTCTTGCGGCCCGGCATCTTCCGCATGCAGCTCAAGGCCCTCCTGGAAGCGGCCAAGGAGCTCAAGGAAGAGGGGCTTGACCCCAGGCCCGAGGTCATGGTCCCCCTGGTGGCGGACCCCAAGGAGGTGGAAAGGGCCCGCCTCCTGGCGGAGGAGCTCTTCGCCGAGTACGGCCCCATCCCCTTTGGCACCATGATCGAAACCCCCCGGGCCGCCTTGTTGGCGGGCGAGATCGCCCCCCTGGTGGACTTCTTCAGCTTCGGCACCAACGACCTTACCCAGATGGCCTTCGGCCTCTCCCGCGACGACGCCGGGAAGTTCCTGCCCCAGTACGTGGAGGAGGGGCTGTTCCCCTTTGACCCCACGGAGCGCCTGGACGAGAAGGGAATGGGAAGGCTCCTCCGGCTGGCGGCGGAGGAGGGCAGGCGGGCCAACCCCCGCCTGAAGCTTGGCCTCTGCGGGGAGCACGGGGGCGAGGCGGGAAGCGTCCAGGCGGTGGCGGACCTTCTGGACTACACCTCGGCGAGCCCCTACCGGGTCCTCACCGCCCGCTTGGCGGCCGCCCAGGCGGGGCTTCGGCGGGCACTTCAGCCAACCTAA
- the paaI gene encoding hydroxyphenylacetyl-CoA thioesterase PaaI encodes MKDPFMETLGLEVVHLGPGEAKVVGRVGREHLNLHGTVHGGFLYALADSAFALASNSRGPAVALSCRMDYFRPLYPGALVEAEAVEVNLSRRTATYRVEVVSEGKRVALFTGTVFRLGGEDVPARVGDPSQGEA; translated from the coding sequence ATGAAGGATCCCTTCATGGAGACGTTGGGCCTCGAGGTGGTGCACCTGGGCCCCGGGGAGGCCAAGGTGGTGGGCCGGGTGGGAAGGGAGCACCTGAACCTTCACGGCACCGTTCACGGGGGGTTCCTCTACGCCCTGGCCGACAGCGCCTTCGCCCTGGCCTCCAACTCCAGGGGGCCTGCGGTGGCCCTTTCCTGCCGCATGGACTACTTCCGGCCCCTCTACCCCGGGGCCCTCGTGGAGGCCGAGGCGGTGGAGGTGAACCTTTCCAGGCGCACCGCCACTTACCGGGTGGAGGTGGTCTCGGAGGGGAAACGGGTGGCCCTCTTCACGGGCACGGTCTTTCGCTTAGGAGGTGAGGATGTACCAGCCAGAGTTGGAGACCCTTCCCAGGGAGAAGCTTAG